The following proteins are encoded in a genomic region of Corylus avellana chromosome ca4, CavTom2PMs-1.0:
- the LOC132177445 gene encoding chalcone synthase: MVTVEEVRKAQRAEGPATVMAIGTATPPNCVEQSTYPDYYFRITNSEHKTELKEKFQRMCDKSMIKKRYMYLTEEILKEHPNICAYMAPSLDARQDMVVVEIPKLGKEAAVKAIKEWGQPKSKITHLVFCTTSGVDMPGADFQLTKLLGLRPSVKRLMMYQQGCFAGGTVLRLAKDLAENNKGARVLVVCSEITAVTFRGPSDAHLDSLVGQALFGDGAAAIIVGADPVPDVEKPLFELVSAAQTILPDSDGAIDGHLREVGLTFHLLKDVPGLISKNIEKSLAEAFQPLGISDWNSLFWIAHPGGPAILDQVESKLGLKSEKLRATRHVLSEFGNMSSACVLFILDDMRRKSAENGLKTTGEGLEWGVLFGFGPGLTVETVVLHSVST, from the exons ATGGTGACCGTCGAGGAAGTCCGCAAGGCTCAAAGGGCTGAGGGCCCGGCCACGGTCATGGCCATTGGAACCGCCACTCCTCCCAACTGCGTCGAGCAGAGCACATATCCGGACTACTACTTCCGTATCACAAACAGCGAGCACAAGACAGAGCTCAAAGAGAAGTTCCAGCGCATGT GTGACAAATCCATGATCAAGAAGCGGTACATGTACTTGACAGAGGAGATCCTAAAGGAGCACCCAAACATATGCGCCTACATGGCACCCTCACTGGATGCTAGGCAAGACATGGTGGTGGTTGAAATACCAAAGCTAGGCAAGGAAGCAGCCGTGAAGGCCATCAAGGAATGGGGCCAGCCCAAGTCCAAGATCACCCACCTAGTCTTTTGCACCACTAGTGGCGTGGACATGCCCGGGGCCGACTTCCAGCTCACTAAGCTCTTGGGCCTTCGCCCATCCGTGAAGCGGCTCATGATGTACCAACAGGGCTGTTTCGCTGGTGGCACGGTGCTCCGCCTAGCCAAAGACCTCGCCGAGAACAACAAGGGCGCACGTGTGCTCGTCGTGTGCTCGGAGATCACCGCGGTCACGTTTCGTGGGCCTAGTGATGCCCACCTTGACAGTCTTGTGGGCCAGGCCTTGTTCGGTGATGGTGCTGCTGCAATCATAGTTGGGGCTGATCCCGTGCCCGATGTCGAGAAGCCCTTATTTGAACTAGTATCTGCGGCCCAAACAATTCTCCCCGACAGCGACGGGGCCATCGACGGCCATCTCCGTGAGGTTGGGCTTACATTCCATCTCCTAAAGGATGTTCCTGGGCTCATCTCAAAGAACATTGAGAAGAGCCTGGCTGAGGCCTTCCAGCCATTGGGCATCTCGGACTGGAACTCTCTTTTCTGGATTGCGCACCCCGGCGGCCCTGCAATCCTGGACCAAGTAGAGTCCAAATTGGGCCTCAAATCCGAAAAGTTGCGTGCCACGCGTCACGTGCTTAGCGAGTTTGGCAACATGTCAAGTGCTTGCGTGTTGTTTATTTTGGATGACATGAGGAGGAAGTCCGCCGAGAATGGGCTAAAGACCACCGGCGAGGGGCTCGAGTGGGGAGTGCTTTTTGGGTTCGGGCCTGGGCTTACCGTCGAGACTGTTGTGCTCCACAGTGTGTCTACTTAG